GGCCACTAAACAATGAAAGGGGGTAAGCAAAACATGGATAATATGTTAGTCGCTCAAAATATAACTAAAGAATTCATAGGACTTACCGCACTGTCCAATGTTAGTCTAGAAGTTAAACAAGGAGAAATTCACGGTTTAATTGGGCCCAATGGTTCCGGCAAAACGACTTTTTTTAATGTGATCTCGGGGGTTATGCTCCCAACGAAAGGCGAAATTTTTCTAAGAGGAGAAAATATTGTTGGACTAAAGGCAAATGAGATTTCGAAAAAGGGCATTGCGCGCACCTTTCAAAACATCAGGCTTTTTAAGGAATTGACCGTGCAGGACAATGTAAAAGTTGCAGCAGGCAGCAGGTACAACGTGTCTTCTATAGACATAATATTTAAAACCGTAAGAGCCAGGAAATATGAAAAGGAGATCCAGGAAAAGACAGACTCTATATTAGAGGCCGTTGGACTTGCCAGTTTCAGGA
This region of Peptococcaceae bacterium genomic DNA includes:
- a CDS encoding ABC transporter ATP-binding protein, with amino-acid sequence MLVAQNITKEFIGLTALSNVSLEVKQGEIHGLIGPNGSGKTTFFNVISGVMLPTKGEIFLRGENIVGLKANEISKKGIARTFQNIRLFKELTVQDNVKVAAGSRYNVSSIDIIFKTVRARKYEKEIQEKTDSILEAVGLASFRNTVAANLPYGRQRVLEIARAWGTEPLLLLLDEPGAGMNPKEKEELISLIYLLNNAHITIILVEHDMKLVMQVTKTITVFDSGEKIAEGTPQEVSNNPKVIEAYLGKEGHRVKN